One window from the genome of Haloprofundus halobius encodes:
- the lysA gene encoding diaminopimelate decarboxylase, with product MSDCGGVSRDDHTNPAVRRLADWDAAMLDDLAAAHGTPLYVTDLDRVKENCARLRDAFPDAEVRYAVKAHTGRAVLETVRDAGLPAECASAGEVHRALGAEFSGDEIQYTAVHPPAEDLDYVVDAWREHPDLTITVGAADTVERLRERGFDGRLCVRVNPGVGAGHHEKVRTGANAKFGVPYDRAADLVASASDEFDLVGIHAHAGSGISGDDLANHRELVRRMGDLAREVSAAGVELEFVDVGGGFGVPYGEDEPPLDLPAVAEATREAIGDIEATLAVEPGRYVVADAGVLLTRVNTVKETPETVVTGVDAGMTTLLRPAMYDAYHAIRNLSSEHRETVGTTIVGPICESSDVFCENRPLPRPERDDLLAVGNAGAYGYEMASTYNSRPRPAEVALSGANAALVRRRETLTDLTEVESR from the coding sequence ATGAGCGACTGCGGGGGCGTATCGCGCGATGACCACACCAATCCTGCCGTCCGGCGACTCGCCGACTGGGACGCCGCGATGCTCGACGACCTCGCAGCAGCACACGGTACGCCGCTGTACGTCACCGACCTCGACCGTGTGAAGGAGAACTGCGCTCGCCTGCGCGACGCGTTCCCCGACGCCGAGGTCCGCTACGCGGTGAAGGCCCACACCGGCCGGGCGGTGCTCGAAACCGTTCGCGACGCCGGACTCCCCGCCGAGTGTGCGTCGGCGGGCGAGGTCCACCGGGCGCTCGGCGCAGAGTTTTCCGGCGACGAGATTCAGTACACCGCCGTTCACCCGCCCGCCGAGGACCTCGACTACGTCGTCGACGCGTGGCGCGAGCACCCCGACCTGACGATTACGGTCGGCGCGGCCGACACCGTCGAGCGACTCCGAGAGCGAGGCTTCGACGGCCGCCTCTGCGTCCGGGTCAACCCGGGCGTCGGCGCGGGCCACCACGAGAAGGTCCGGACCGGCGCGAACGCGAAGTTCGGCGTCCCGTACGACCGCGCCGCCGACCTCGTCGCGTCCGCGAGCGACGAGTTCGACCTCGTGGGTATCCACGCCCACGCCGGCAGCGGTATCTCCGGTGACGACCTGGCGAACCACCGCGAACTCGTCCGCCGGATGGGCGACCTCGCGCGCGAGGTGTCGGCGGCGGGCGTCGAGTTGGAGTTCGTCGACGTGGGCGGCGGCTTCGGCGTCCCCTACGGAGAAGACGAACCACCGCTCGACCTGCCCGCCGTCGCCGAGGCGACGCGGGAAGCCATCGGAGACATCGAGGCGACGCTCGCGGTCGAACCCGGGCGCTACGTCGTCGCCGACGCGGGCGTGCTCCTCACGCGGGTCAACACGGTGAAGGAGACGCCCGAGACGGTCGTCACCGGCGTCGACGCCGGGATGACGACGCTGCTTCGACCCGCGATGTACGACGCGTACCACGCGATTCGGAACCTTTCGTCCGAACACAGAGAGACGGTCGGTACGACGATCGTCGGCCCCATCTGCGAGAGTTCGGACGTGTTCTGCGAGAACCGCCCCCTGCCGCGTCCCGAACGGGACGACCTGCTCGCCGTCGGCAACGCGGGGGCGTATGGCTACGAGATGGCGAGCACCTACAACTCCCGGCCGCGACCCGCCGAGGTCGCGCTGAGCGGAGCGAACGCCGCGTTGGTCCGGCGGCGCGAGACCCTGACGGACCTCACGGAGGTAGAATCACGATGA
- a CDS encoding 2,3,4,5-tetrahydropyridine-2,6-dicarboxylate N-succinyltransferase, with amino-acid sequence MTTLESDIDDLWQRYDDDELDAETAGGDELDTLDAFLDALEAGEVRAAEKSGSSLDSWEANEWVKRGILLNFGLRETQPREYGGVTYHDVLPLRDTADLAERGTRNTPDGTVLRRGAHLGDDCIVMSPAFLNVGAHVGDGTLVDSCDTVGSCAQIGANVKLGANTLIGGVLEPVEDAPVVVEDGVSLGAGCRVTSGFVVGENSIVGENTLLTPRIPVYDLVEEEVIYGHLPPERRAFTRFVESSIGDHDLFAGGAFKPAVVALDVEDDTLDATRREEALRE; translated from the coding sequence ATGACGACGCTCGAATCCGACATCGACGACTTGTGGCAGCGCTACGACGACGACGAACTCGACGCCGAGACGGCGGGGGGCGACGAGCTGGACACGCTCGACGCGTTCCTCGACGCGCTCGAAGCCGGCGAGGTCCGGGCGGCCGAGAAATCCGGTTCCTCGCTCGACTCGTGGGAAGCCAACGAGTGGGTCAAGCGGGGTATCCTCCTCAACTTCGGCCTGCGCGAGACCCAACCCCGCGAGTACGGCGGCGTGACGTATCACGACGTGCTGCCGCTTCGCGATACGGCCGATTTGGCCGAGCGAGGCACACGAAACACACCCGACGGCACCGTCCTCCGCCGCGGGGCGCACCTCGGCGACGACTGTATCGTCATGAGTCCGGCGTTTCTCAACGTCGGCGCGCACGTCGGCGACGGGACGCTCGTCGACTCCTGCGACACCGTCGGCTCGTGCGCGCAGATCGGCGCGAACGTGAAGTTGGGCGCGAACACGCTCATCGGTGGTGTGCTCGAACCCGTCGAAGATGCACCCGTCGTCGTTGAGGACGGCGTCTCGCTCGGCGCTGGCTGCCGGGTCACCTCGGGGTTCGTCGTCGGCGAGAACAGCATCGTCGGCGAGAACACGCTGTTGACGCCGCGGATTCCCGTCTACGACCTCGTCGAGGAGGAAGTGATATACGGCCACCTGCCGCCGGAGCGCCGCGCGTTCACGCGCTTCGTCGAGTCCTCTATCGGCGACCACGACCTGTTCGCCGGCGGCGCGTTCAAGCCCGCCGTCGTCGCGCTCGACGTCGAAGACGATACCCTCGACGCGACCCGTCGGGAGGAGGCGCTCCGGGAATGA
- the dapB gene encoding 4-hydroxy-tetrahydrodipicolinate reductase, which produces MSADGVGASDGEGASDGSDRPVRVAITGATGRMGGELRELSADRDDVAIVLAVARSGADIDDEIEDAADLPSLLAERDPDVLVDFTGPESSVEYVAACAEAGVPVVVGTTGFSEEQEAALEDASQSVALLKAANFSRGIAGLRRAVREAVSALPGYDIEVTETHHNGKRDAPSGTANTVLDDIEAERETTGRVHGREGDQPRETGEIGVHARRAGDVTGEHEVLLAGNHEVLSLTHRAGSRGVFAAGALDAAVWLAGREVGRYDFSDVIGGSHER; this is translated from the coding sequence ATGAGCGCGGACGGCGTCGGCGCATCGGACGGCGAGGGCGCATCCGACGGAAGCGACCGACCGGTACGCGTCGCGATTACGGGCGCGACCGGCCGGATGGGCGGCGAGCTCCGCGAACTGTCCGCCGACCGCGACGACGTGGCTATCGTCCTCGCCGTCGCACGCAGCGGTGCGGACATAGACGACGAAATCGAAGACGCAGCCGACCTCCCGTCGCTGCTCGCAGAACGCGACCCGGACGTACTCGTCGACTTCACCGGCCCCGAGTCGAGCGTCGAGTACGTCGCCGCGTGCGCCGAAGCCGGCGTCCCCGTCGTGGTCGGCACGACCGGCTTTTCGGAGGAACAGGAGGCGGCGCTCGAAGACGCCAGCCAGTCGGTTGCGCTGCTGAAGGCGGCGAACTTCTCGCGGGGCATCGCGGGACTCCGTCGCGCCGTCCGCGAGGCGGTTTCCGCACTTCCAGGCTACGACATCGAGGTCACGGAGACCCACCACAACGGCAAGCGCGACGCGCCTAGTGGGACGGCTAACACCGTCCTTGACGACATCGAAGCCGAACGCGAGACGACCGGGCGCGTCCACGGCCGTGAGGGCGACCAGCCCCGAGAGACGGGCGAAATCGGCGTCCACGCGCGTCGCGCCGGCGACGTAACCGGGGAACACGAGGTCCTTCTCGCCGGAAACCACGAGGTGCTTTCTCTCACCCACCGTGCTGGCTCCCGTGGCGTGTTCGCCGCGGGAGCGCTCGACGCGGCGGTGTGGCTCGCCGGCCGCGAGGTCGGTCGGTACGACTTTTCCGACGTAATTGGAGGTTCCCACGAACGATGA
- the dapA gene encoding 4-hydroxy-tetrahydrodipicolinate synthase, which translates to MTTDQFRGVYPAMTTPFTSEGRIDFEQLQTDARRLEAAGVAGLVPVGSTGESATLDHDEHVEVVEAVVDAVDIPVIAGSGSNSTREALELSRRSADAGADALLLISPYYNKPEPAGMIEHYRTIADEVDVPQIVYNVPSRTGRNMTVGTVAELASHENIAGYKAASGDLNQISEIVERTRDEAFSVLSGDDGLTLPVLSVGGTGTISVVANVEPERTVELASAALDGDYARAREIHHELGPLVRQLFVETNPIPVKEAMAMRGYGPADLRAPLTRLSEQHRDRLRELLDDLRPQETEATSG; encoded by the coding sequence ATGACAACCGACCAGTTCCGCGGGGTGTACCCGGCGATGACGACGCCGTTCACCTCGGAAGGACGCATCGACTTCGAACAACTGCAGACCGACGCCCGACGCCTCGAAGCCGCCGGCGTCGCCGGCCTCGTCCCCGTCGGCTCGACCGGCGAGAGCGCGACGCTCGACCACGACGAACACGTCGAGGTGGTCGAAGCCGTCGTCGACGCCGTCGATATTCCCGTTATCGCCGGCTCCGGCTCGAACTCGACGCGCGAGGCGCTCGAACTCTCGCGGCGCTCCGCGGACGCCGGCGCCGACGCGCTCCTCCTTATTTCGCCGTACTACAACAAGCCCGAACCCGCCGGGATGATAGAGCACTACCGGACCATCGCCGACGAGGTCGATGTCCCCCAAATCGTCTACAACGTCCCCTCGCGAACCGGCCGCAACATGACCGTCGGCACCGTCGCCGAACTCGCCTCCCACGAGAACATCGCGGGCTACAAGGCCGCAAGCGGCGATCTGAATCAGATCTCGGAAATCGTCGAGCGCACGCGGGACGAAGCGTTCTCCGTTCTCTCCGGCGACGACGGACTCACGCTTCCCGTGCTCTCGGTGGGCGGCACCGGCACCATCAGCGTCGTCGCCAACGTCGAACCCGAGCGAACCGTCGAACTCGCCTCGGCGGCGCTCGACGGCGACTACGCCCGCGCCCGCGAGATTCACCACGAACTCGGACCGCTCGTCCGACAGCTGTTCGTCGAGACGAACCCTATCCCGGTGAAGGAGGCGATGGCGATGCGCGGCTACGGCCCCGCCGATCTGCGCGCGCCGCTGACACGACTCTCCGAGCAGCACCGCGACCGTCTGCGCGAACTGCTTGACGACCTTCGGCCACAGGAAACGGAGGCGACGAGCGGATGA
- a CDS encoding NYN domain-containing protein, with the protein MTEIHPNQRVAVLVDAQNLYHTAQSLYSRNIDYSSLLEKSVQGRELTRAIAYVIRADSPEEERFFEALIDIGFETKIKDIKTFGDGSKKADWDVGMSLDAVTLASHVDTVVLCTGDGDFSRLCSHLRHEGVRAEVMAFKQSTAEELIAAADSFLDLSEREDTFLL; encoded by the coding sequence GTGACCGAGATACACCCGAACCAGCGCGTCGCCGTCTTGGTCGACGCGCAGAACCTCTACCACACGGCACAGAGTCTCTACTCCCGAAACATCGACTACTCCTCCCTCCTCGAAAAGAGCGTCCAGGGGCGCGAACTCACCCGCGCCATCGCCTACGTCATCCGCGCGGACTCGCCCGAGGAGGAACGGTTCTTCGAGGCGCTCATCGACATCGGCTTCGAGACGAAGATCAAGGACATCAAGACGTTCGGCGACGGCTCGAAGAAGGCCGACTGGGACGTCGGCATGAGTCTCGACGCGGTGACGCTGGCGAGCCACGTCGACACCGTCGTGCTCTGCACCGGCGACGGGGACTTCTCGCGGCTCTGCTCGCACCTTCGACACGAGGGCGTCCGCGCCGAGGTGATGGCGTTCAAGCAGTCGACGGCCGAGGAACTCATCGCGGCGGCCGACTCCTTTCTGGACCTCTCGGAGCGAGAGGACACGTTCCTGCTCTGA
- a CDS encoding PUA domain-containing protein, with the protein MSDAADLADLRVVADYQFGAGAGAALFPETGDFELRRTKSGRPRQVYDGDDRVVSYGVDGRFRLGVAGGRRLTETLDAPACRVVVGDESEPFVRDGKNVFAKFVQEVGDEIRQGDEVAVVHEEGGVLAVGRAELSASAMLDFESGMAVKVRSGAGEK; encoded by the coding sequence ATGAGCGATGCTGCGGACCTCGCCGACTTGCGCGTCGTCGCCGACTACCAGTTCGGCGCGGGCGCGGGCGCGGCGCTGTTCCCCGAGACGGGCGACTTCGAACTCCGACGGACGAAGAGCGGCCGCCCCCGACAGGTGTACGACGGCGACGACAGAGTCGTCTCCTACGGCGTCGACGGCCGCTTCCGCCTCGGCGTCGCGGGCGGCCGCCGCCTCACCGAGACGCTCGACGCCCCCGCCTGCCGGGTCGTCGTCGGCGACGAGAGCGAACCGTTCGTCCGCGACGGCAAGAACGTCTTCGCGAAGTTCGTTCAGGAAGTAGGCGACGAGATTCGACAGGGCGACGAGGTGGCCGTCGTCCACGAAGAGGGCGGCGTGCTGGCCGTCGGCCGCGCGGAGCTGTCGGCGTCGGCGATGCTCGACTTCGAGTCGGGGATGGCGGTGAAAGTGCGAAGTGGTGCGGGCGAGAAGTAG
- a CDS encoding DUF7344 domain-containing protein encodes MADPCRRSILSQLIDSEETTVTINTLLDHISPENPPPKTTATHADSLPIDVHHIHLPTLEDVNLIEYNPHTMMIRYNPNERVERMLRFVTEELE; translated from the coding sequence GTGGCAGATCCGTGTCGACGATCAATCCTCTCCCAGTTGATCGACAGCGAGGAGACCACGGTTACTATTAATACCCTCCTCGATCACATCTCTCCCGAGAACCCTCCTCCGAAGACCACTGCAACTCACGCTGACTCCCTTCCCATCGACGTACACCACATCCATCTCCCGACTCTTGAGGACGTTAACTTGATCGAGTACAACCCGCATACGATGATGATTCGATATAACCCGAACGAGCGCGTTGAGAGGATGCTCCGATTCGTCACCGAAGAGCTGGAATAG
- a CDS encoding TrmB family transcriptional regulator, protein MVSFEEEQAVAEALDRLQDLGLSKYESQTLINLVRLGTGTAQDITRINGVPRTRVYESAERLHELGFVDIQHTTPRKFTVISEETIIRMLNVKRENTITELAECLEEIGPAQPQLEQFGVWTVTGREAVSSRVEEFIADADEQIVYMTIDELLTDEHLDRLQAAAERGVEIHLAGISEEVQERIQESVPEAELFETLWEWEETPAGSLLITDEETALVSALVDDTSATEEIEETAIWGAGDRNSLVVVLRAIFTWRLNGNQPS, encoded by the coding sequence ATGGTGAGTTTCGAGGAGGAGCAGGCTGTAGCCGAAGCGCTCGACCGATTGCAAGACCTTGGGCTGTCTAAGTACGAATCTCAAACTCTCATCAATCTTGTACGACTCGGGACGGGAACCGCACAAGACATCACGCGAATCAACGGTGTCCCCCGGACTCGCGTGTACGAATCGGCAGAGCGACTCCACGAATTGGGATTCGTCGACATCCAGCACACGACGCCGCGAAAGTTCACCGTAATCTCCGAGGAGACGATCATCCGAATGCTCAACGTCAAACGCGAGAACACGATTACCGAACTCGCGGAGTGTCTGGAGGAGATCGGCCCCGCCCAGCCACAACTCGAACAGTTCGGCGTCTGGACGGTCACTGGACGGGAGGCGGTGTCATCCCGCGTTGAGGAGTTCATCGCCGACGCTGACGAGCAGATCGTCTACATGACTATCGACGAATTGCTTACCGACGAACACCTCGACAGGCTTCAGGCTGCCGCAGAGCGCGGTGTCGAGATACACTTGGCGGGGATTTCAGAAGAAGTCCAGGAACGTATCCAGGAATCGGTACCGGAAGCCGAACTGTTCGAGACCCTCTGGGAGTGGGAGGAGACGCCCGCTGGAAGCCTGCTAATCACGGACGAAGAGACGGCGCTCGTGAGCGCGCTCGTGGACGATACCTCCGCTACCGAAGAGATCGAGGAGACGGCGATCTGGGGTGCCGGCGACCGAAACAGTCTCGTCGTCGTCCTGCGGGCGATCTTTACCTGGCGACTCAACGGGAACCAGCCGTCGTAA
- a CDS encoding HalOD1 output domain-containing protein, whose amino-acid sequence MVAERESTDQSAEAREPLFCRTYDWSATAASLATLTALGKLEEVDPVELSDVLGTTLYDHIDPEALDTLVAGEGRVNLSFSIDDYRVQIDGEELTITRQ is encoded by the coding sequence ATGGTCGCAGAACGAGAAAGTACTGATCAATCTGCCGAGGCACGCGAGCCATTATTCTGCCGAACATACGATTGGTCAGCTACAGCGGCAAGTTTGGCCACGCTCACTGCTCTGGGAAAACTCGAAGAGGTCGATCCGGTGGAACTCTCCGATGTTCTCGGTACCACACTATACGACCACATTGATCCCGAAGCGTTAGACACGCTTGTCGCTGGCGAAGGACGCGTCAACCTGTCGTTCTCGATCGACGACTATCGGGTGCAGATCGACGGTGAGGAGTTGACGATTACTCGCCAGTAA
- a CDS encoding type II toxin-antitoxin system VapC family toxin, whose amino-acid sequence MSVFVDTGVFFAHHDTDAARHDHAVDAFDALLDGEYGQPYTNDYVFDETVTLTRARTGSFEAANAVASRILGEEPFPRVFELLHLQPDDVHASLEAFRRYDDHDLSFTDASIVALCESRGIDAVLSFDTDFDGLVDRIEPGT is encoded by the coding sequence ATGAGTGTCTTCGTCGATACCGGCGTGTTCTTCGCGCACCACGATACGGATGCGGCTCGACACGACCACGCCGTCGATGCGTTCGATGCGTTGCTCGATGGTGAGTACGGACAGCCGTACACGAACGACTACGTCTTCGACGAAACGGTGACGCTTACGCGTGCTCGGACAGGGTCGTTCGAGGCCGCGAACGCCGTCGCCAGTCGAATCCTCGGTGAAGAGCCATTTCCTCGCGTCTTCGAGCTACTTCACCTCCAACCGGACGACGTTCACGCGTCCCTGGAAGCGTTTCGCCGATACGACGACCACGATCTCAGTTTCACCGACGCGTCGATCGTCGCGCTGTGTGAGTCACGTGGTATCGATGCGGTGTTGAGTTTCGACACGGATTTCGATGGACTCGTCGACCGCATCGAACCGGGAACCTGA
- a CDS encoding presenilin family intramembrane aspartyl protease PSH, translating into MDPRMHRGTALAAFIFLLVQLGALALVPTFDTAGYQAVENPSDPTNSFVYIGAILVATAGMLLAFRYDAAWTVRALVLLSSGMLAWYVFSAVVPPTLVVRTGAGSLDLLTLALAAGVSLALYVYPEWYVVDTAGVLMGAGAAGLFGISFGVLPAIVLLAVLAVYDAISVYGTEHMLSLAEGVMDLRVPVVLVIPLSLSYSLLEDDFSGASDVHEDEEGTDSENGAGGESENGAETAALADDDGKAEADEADAGRDAFFIGLGDAVMPTVLVASAAFFSPAATFGFAPIPALNLPALAAMVGTFLGLGVLMWAVAKGRAHAGLPLLNGGAIGGYLVGSLLAGVSLVQALGLAPYL; encoded by the coding sequence ATGGACCCTCGCATGCACCGCGGCACCGCCCTGGCCGCGTTCATCTTCCTCCTCGTCCAACTCGGGGCGCTCGCGCTCGTCCCGACGTTCGACACGGCGGGCTATCAGGCCGTGGAGAACCCCTCGGACCCGACGAACAGCTTCGTCTACATCGGCGCGATTCTCGTCGCCACCGCCGGGATGCTTCTGGCCTTCCGCTACGACGCGGCGTGGACCGTCCGCGCGCTCGTCCTCCTCAGCAGCGGCATGCTCGCGTGGTACGTGTTCAGCGCCGTCGTCCCGCCGACGCTCGTCGTCCGGACGGGCGCGGGCTCCCTCGACCTCCTGACGCTGGCGCTCGCGGCAGGCGTCTCGCTGGCGCTCTACGTCTACCCGGAGTGGTACGTCGTCGACACCGCGGGCGTGTTGATGGGCGCTGGTGCCGCGGGACTGTTCGGCATCAGTTTCGGCGTTCTCCCGGCTATCGTCCTCCTCGCCGTCTTGGCCGTCTACGACGCCATCAGCGTCTACGGCACCGAGCACATGCTCAGCCTCGCCGAGGGCGTGATGGATCTGCGGGTGCCGGTCGTGCTGGTCATCCCGCTGTCGCTGTCGTACTCGCTTCTGGAGGACGACTTCTCGGGCGCGAGCGACGTCCACGAGGATGAGGAGGGAACCGACAGCGAGAACGGAGCGGGCGGCGAAAGCGAGAACGGTGCAGAGACAGCGGCCCTCGCGGACGATGACGGCAAAGCGGAAGCGGACGAGGCCGACGCCGGACGCGACGCGTTCTTCATCGGTCTCGGCGACGCAGTGATGCCGACCGTGCTCGTCGCCAGTGCAGCGTTCTTCTCGCCCGCGGCGACGTTCGGGTTCGCCCCGATTCCGGCGTTGAACCTCCCCGCGCTCGCGGCGATGGTCGGGACGTTCCTCGGTCTTGGCGTGTTGATGTGGGCCGTCGCGAAGGGCCGCGCCCACGCCGGCCTCCCGCTTTTGAACGGCGGCGCGATAGGCGGCTACCTCGTTGGGTCGCTCTTGGCGGGCGTCTCGCTCGTGCAGGCGCTCGGTCTCGCGCCGTATCTCTGA
- a CDS encoding H/ACA ribonucleoprotein complex subunit GAR1, with the protein MQRVGTVSRTAQGLAIVRWEGDEDPRIGTSVVDESLSSAGRIVDVFGPVDAPYVAVTPKDRSKLPSMVGTKLYAR; encoded by the coding sequence ATGCAGCGAGTCGGCACCGTCTCCCGGACGGCACAAGGCCTCGCCATCGTCCGCTGGGAGGGCGACGAGGACCCCCGAATCGGCACGAGCGTCGTCGACGAGAGTCTCTCGTCTGCGGGCCGCATCGTCGACGTGTTCGGACCGGTCGACGCGCCCTACGTCGCCGTGACGCCGAAAGACCGCTCGAAGCTCCCGTCGATGGTCGGCACGAAACTGTACGCGCGGTGA
- the srp19 gene encoding signal recognition particle subunit SRP19, translating into MVENVIWPAYLDAGKTRSEGRRVPLKAAVEEPTVDEIAKAVQQVGYDAIIERDKTYSREYETRGCVLVQGADDATKNDLVQAVAAYVGILRD; encoded by the coding sequence ATGGTCGAAAACGTCATCTGGCCCGCCTATCTCGACGCCGGGAAGACTCGCTCGGAGGGGCGACGCGTCCCGTTGAAGGCCGCCGTCGAAGAGCCCACGGTCGACGAGATCGCGAAAGCCGTCCAGCAGGTCGGCTACGACGCGATAATCGAGCGTGACAAGACGTACTCCCGCGAGTACGAGACCCGCGGCTGCGTGCTCGTACAGGGAGCCGACGACGCCACCAAGAACGACCTCGTGCAAGCCGTCGCCGCGTACGTCGGCATCCTCCGCGACTGA
- a CDS encoding PGF-CTERM-anchored ABC transporter substrate-binding protein yields MRQTVSTILTALVVLSLVAPATAGAAAPTPAGVGAADAGTAELGASPAMQADCSFPFSATDATGTEVTVEERPERVTTLNPSAAQTMWEIGGEEQVVGVSQFAFYLDGAENRTNVSASGFGVNNEKVVGTNPDLVLAPNATPVETVESLRDSGLTVFYMPEAKTVEDVREKTTLTGQLTGNCEGAAEANAWMTRNVDAAENATADAERPSVLYPLGGGYVAGSDTFISAMINASGGSNVAAERGLSGYPQVSDEVVVEANPEILLVQTEADGERYVTTEPYASTAAGEDERYVVVDQNYLNQPAPRSVVYAVRNMTEGFHPDADAAFVDRSEVQANATSNASADANAENDSSASTTDTEAAETTESTDGDDGATDAETTGTTTPGFGVTAAVAALVVAALAARRS; encoded by the coding sequence ATGCGACAGACAGTATCTACGATTCTCACGGCGCTCGTCGTCCTCTCGCTCGTCGCGCCCGCGACGGCAGGGGCGGCAGCGCCGACGCCGGCCGGAGTGGGTGCCGCAGATGCCGGTACCGCCGAGCTCGGCGCATCCCCGGCGATGCAGGCCGACTGTTCGTTCCCGTTCTCCGCGACCGACGCGACGGGGACCGAAGTGACTGTCGAAGAACGACCCGAGCGCGTGACGACGCTCAACCCGAGCGCCGCCCAGACGATGTGGGAGATCGGCGGCGAAGAGCAGGTCGTCGGCGTCTCGCAGTTCGCGTTCTACCTCGACGGCGCGGAGAACCGGACGAACGTCTCAGCGTCCGGTTTCGGCGTGAACAACGAGAAGGTCGTCGGCACGAACCCCGATCTCGTGCTCGCGCCGAACGCGACGCCCGTCGAGACCGTCGAGTCGCTCCGCGACTCCGGGCTGACCGTGTTCTACATGCCGGAGGCGAAGACCGTCGAGGACGTCCGCGAGAAGACGACGCTCACCGGCCAACTCACCGGCAACTGCGAGGGCGCGGCCGAGGCGAACGCGTGGATGACTCGGAACGTCGACGCCGCCGAGAACGCGACCGCCGACGCCGAGCGACCCTCGGTGCTCTACCCGCTCGGCGGCGGCTACGTCGCCGGCAGCGACACGTTCATCAGCGCGATGATCAACGCCTCCGGCGGCTCGAACGTCGCCGCCGAGCGGGGGCTGAGCGGCTACCCGCAGGTGAGCGACGAGGTCGTCGTCGAGGCGAACCCCGAGATACTGCTCGTCCAGACGGAGGCCGACGGCGAGCGCTACGTGACGACCGAACCGTACGCCAGCACCGCCGCCGGTGAGGACGAGCGGTACGTCGTCGTCGACCAGAACTACCTCAACCAGCCCGCACCACGCAGCGTCGTCTACGCGGTGCGGAACATGACCGAGGGCTTCCACCCCGACGCCGATGCGGCGTTCGTCGACCGCTCGGAGGTGCAGGCGAACGCGACGTCGAACGCGAGTGCGGACGCCAACGCCGAGAACGACTCGTCGGCGTCGACGACCGACACCGAGGCCGCGGAGACGACCGAGTCGACCGACGGTGACGACGGGGCGACCGACGCCGAGACCACCGGGACGACTACTCCCGGCTTCGGCGTCACCGCCGCCGTCGCCGCGCTCGTCGTGGCGGCGCTGGCGGCACGGCGCTCGTAG